From Penicillium psychrofluorescens genome assembly, chromosome: 1, one genomic window encodes:
- a CDS encoding uncharacterized protein (ID:PFLUO_000175-T1.cds;~source:funannotate) → MESADRSNRTDLDGSQMVVQQYARYPSTLESTMQSASSIGSARSQQDADQSLALRRKGTSRSLQSSPRGMRSGLPPSLAARSGTSMSPPMLDSIRQQRTTDSADQVESRELPSRDLTDDTIDDAYVAFILYCNPNVPSSVDNAELRRAFRCPPRSDGKSFSVFTLFELIRKLDSGELKTWIQLATELGVEPPSIEKKQSTQKVQQYAVRLKRWMRAMHVDAFFEYCLDHSHVYYTQLPPAGPFVHDSRDGVPLEEDLALRALVPQWKPKRGRKRTEDKEIEDEKLVKRPQLDTSIDTLNPGNFQTPSVPFPQSAIPFSAYPSDTDPWMTAASSFTAPGSEITSDQQGQQTRWRLPEREASPSGYPQSAILPRGSHPSEMLGFTEPRSAMTPVSGDKSRSKRRHGPAVSSAWPNSTGSSTTKGRGRPPNKSSSTGSFSSFHVNQNREPLQTSNPSAQSPPPVFGQNPSQPVLDTAYNQSPTPAAHARPGKLQLQVPQHSGAPVRLVTPPTVLVNGVNGAVIPQAGEDDRTLSHHMTNNHTTDIGPARTLSVDDVIRALSVELARARLSGRASALKLDEAHAVASEMVLNLSALYSKFPLGPQPLVLAFHLGVGHHFGFTNTQPESLTVKVDATSADVAGGGILGLHEPAGGIIYTISYDYQQSYQFSVQVFLGNPNSEAAVAAFAPPVKPRESSHDPVGNEDPTEFDLEEDTSNPVSEGTWKQRYMRLRFQTQKKERAISQYKRRIVESVMADI, encoded by the exons ATGGAGTCTGCCGATCGCTCCAATCGTACCGACCTCGATGGCTCACAAATGGTCGTCCAGCAGTATGCGCGCTATCCATCAACATTGGAGTCAACTATGCAGAGCGCTTCTTCCATAGGGAGTGCTCGAAGTCAGCAGGATGCCGACCAGTCGCTTGCGCTTCGGCGCAAGGGAACATCACGGAGCTTGCAATCGTCTCCCAGGGGTATGCGCTCCggtcttcctccatcgtTGGCTGCTCGCTCAGGCACCTCGATGTCTCCACCGATGCTGGATtccatccgccagcagcggacCACTGATTCCGCGGACCAGGTTGAATCTCGAGAGTTGCCATCTCGAGATCTAACCGATGATACGATTGACGATGCTTATGTTGCTTTCATTCTTTATTGCAATCCAAATGTTCCATCTTCGGTCGATAACGCTGAATTGCGACGAGCCTTTCGTTGCCCGCCCCGGAGTGATGGCAAAAGCTTCAGTGTTTTTACCCTCTTTGAGCTCATTCGAAAACTGGACAGCGGCGAACTGAAAACGTGGATTCAATTGGCCACGGAGCTGGGCGTGGAGCCACCTTCaatagaaaagaaacagagTACTCAAAAGGTTCAACAGTACGCTGTTCGACTCAAG CGTTGGATGCGTGCAATGCATGTCGATGCCTTTTTTGAATACTGTCTTGACCATTCACATGTGTACTATACGCAACTCCCTCCAGCCGGACCGTTCGTGCATGATTCACGGGATGGTGTTccgctggaagaagatcTTGCTCTTCGAGCTCTGGTGCCGCAGTGGAAGCCAAAACGTGGCAGGAAAAGGACCGAAGAtaaggagatcgaggacgagaagctTGTAAAAAGACCGCAGTTGGATACCTCCATCGACACTTTGAATCCTGGCAATTTTCAGACCCCTTCGGTGCCTTTCCCACAAAGCGCCATCCCATTCAGCGCATATCCAAGTGATACCGATCCATGGATGACTGCAGCGTCTTCATTTACTGCACCAGGCTCTGAGATCACATCCGATCAACAGGGCCAACAGACCAGGTGGAGGCTTCCAGAACGCGAGGCATCGCCATCTGGCTACCCTCAGTCTGCGATACTTCCCCGAGGAAGCCATCCATCTGAGATGCTTGGGTTTACTGAGCCAAGGTCCGCGATGACACCAGTCTCCGGTGACAAATCGCGCTCCAAGAGACGGCATGGACCGGCTGTCTCGTCTGCCTGGCCGAACAGTACTGGCTCATCGACTACCAAGGGGCGTGGAAGACCGCCAAATAAATCATCTTCCACTGGATCTTTTTCATCTTTCCATGTGAATCAAAATCGCGAACCACTACAGACCTCAAATCCAAGTGCCCAGTCGCCTCCTCCCGTTTTCGGTCAGAATCCCTCTCAACCCGTCCTCGATACTGCGTACAACCAATCTCCCACCCCCGCAGCCCATGCAAGGCCTGGGAAGCTTCAACTGCAGGTTCCTCAACATTCAGGAGCACCGGTTCGTCTTGTAACGCCTCCCACCGTCCTCGTGAACGGAGTGAACGGTGCTGTCATTCCGCAAGCGGGAGAAGACGACAGGACATTATCACACCATATGACGAACAACCACACGACAGATATTGGACCTGCGCGCACCCTTTCTGTTGATGATGTTATTCGTGCGCTTTCTGTAGAGCTGGCTCGCGCAAGGCTGTCCGGACGAGCGTCTGCTCTAAAGCTCGATGAAGCACATGCTGTTGCCTCGGAAATGGTGCTGAATTTATCTGCGTTGTATTCAAAATTCCCCCTGGGGCCGCAACCACTTGTCCTGGCTTTCCATTTGGGAGTGGGCCACCATTTTGGCTTTACGAACACCCAACCAGAGTCCCTGACTGTGAAGGTAGATGCCACATCAGCAGATGTGGCTGGTGGAGGAATTCTGGGTCTGCACGAGCCGGCTGGTGGAATCATTTATACTATTTCTTACGACTACCAGCAGTCCTATCAGTTCTCGGTTCAGGTATTCCTTGGAAACCCCAATTCTGAAGCAGCAGTTGCGGCTTTTGCTCCTCCAGTTAAGCCTCGGGAGTCATCTCATGACCCTGTCGGGAACGAAGATCCTACCGAGTTtgatcttgaagaagacACAAGCAACCCCGTTTCTGAAGGGACCTGGAAGCAGCGTTATATGCGCCTGCGGTTTCAGACGCAGAAAAAGGAACGTGCTATATCTCAGTACAAGCGCAGGATTGTCGAATCCGTTATGGCCGATATCTAA
- a CDS encoding uncharacterized protein (ID:PFLUO_000174-T1.cds;~source:funannotate) has translation MPQTAEDHVKLLLCCIKHCYDNHIDFQEVSAELGLPSRAAAAKRYTRLLKVHGMDTMGLTIGRADKPAMSCADRPTRGLEVDWEGPNWDQLFSKSKRINASSSTGKVSHTGPQQITNDQGGHQRTAAHFDCLPNKEARYELKVKSIAVVQDVANNPLTTVMPAKAILSREHKAVIVIDDDEDSDTTICYGSDISFISHV, from the exons ATGCCTCAGACCGCTGAGGACCATGTCAAGCTGCTGTTGTGCTGCATCAAGCACTGCTACGACAACCAT ATCGACTTCCAGGAGGTCTCCGCTGAGCTTGGCCTGCCTTCCCGCGCCGCTGC GGCTAAACGTTACACTCGTCTGCTGAAGGTTCACGGCATGGATACTATGGGTCTGACAATTGGTCGCGCGGACAAGCCCGCTATGTCGTGCGCCGACCGCCCTACCCGCGGTCTCGAAGTCGACTGGGAGGGTCCTAACTGGGATCAACTCTTTTCCAAGTCTAAACGCATCAATGCCAGTTCCAGCACGGGCAAAGTCTCTCACACGGGCCCCCAGCAGATCACGAACGATCAGGGCGGCCACCAGAGGACTGCCGCGCACTTCGACTGCCTTCCAAACAAGGAGGCGCGTTACGAGCTCAAGGTGAAGTCCATTGCAGTCGTCCAGGATGTTGCGAATAATCCTCTCACCACAGTCATGccggccaaggccatcctTTCTCGCGAGCATAAGGCCGTTATCGTcattgatgacgacgaggattCCGATACTACCATCTGTTATGGCAGCGACATCTCATTCATCTCCCATGTCTGA